The following proteins come from a genomic window of Trifolium pratense cultivar HEN17-A07 linkage group LG4, ARS_RC_1.1, whole genome shotgun sequence:
- the LOC123881800 gene encoding dehydrodolichyl diphosphate synthase 2-like → MFSLRFPIALKNNLITYPPKKTTKPAPSSHYLYSKNSQSHLFPSQPMIVTKCDTRAAVANNIPKVALGDEVEGGTSLDEDLTMPAELKMELMPKHVAVIMDGNRRWAEMRGLPLSEGYIAGIKSLKRMVKLCLSWEIKVLTIFMFSTDNWARSKVVVEFFFSLLERLVNSEIEAIMRERIKLSMIGDSSKFPKPLQTMITNVEESTKNHSKLQIIAAINYGGKHDVVQACKSVTKKVQDGIIHLEDINENIVEKELETNCTEFPYPDLLIRTSGELRVSNFLLWQLAYTELYFNRQLWPDFGKSEFVEALSSFQKRQRRYGGRHSSPSIQ, encoded by the exons ATGTTCTCGTTGAGGTTCCCTATTGCACTAAAAAACAATCTAATAACTTATCCACCAAAGAAAACAACTAAGCCTGCTCCTTCTTCTCATTACCTTTATTCCAAAAATTCTCAATCACACCTATTCCCCTCACAACCCATGATCGTTACCAAATGTGACACTAGGGCTGCTGTTGCAAATAATATTCCAAAAGTGGCACTTGGGGACGAGGTGGAAGGAGGAACTTCCCTAGATGAAGACTTGACGATGCCGGCAGAGCTGAAGATGGAGCTGATGCCGAAGCATGTGGCGGTGATAATGGACGGCAACAGACGATGGGCAGAAATGAGAGGGTTGCCATTGTCGGAAGGATACATAGCCGGCATTAAGTCATTGAAAAGGATGGTGAAACTATGTTTAAGCTGGGAGATCAAAGTTCTCACTATTTTCATGTTTTCCACCGATAATTGGGCCCGCTCAAAG GTGGTGGTTGAATTCTTTTTCAGCCTTTTAGAAAGATTAGTAAATTCTGAAATTGAAGCAATCATGAG AGAAAGAATTAAACTATCTATGATTGGAGATTCTTCAAAGTTCCCCAAGCCTCTACAAACAATGATAACTAATGTTGAGGAGAGTACTAAGAATCATTCAAAACTCCAAATTATTGCAGCAATTAACTATGGTGGGAAACATGATGTAGTCCAAGCATGTAAAAGTGTGACCAAGAAAGTGCAAGATGGCATTATTCATTTGGAAGACATTAATGAAAACATAGTTGAAAAAGAATTGGAAACAAATTGTACCGAGTTTCCTTATCCGGATCTACTAATTCGGACAAGTGGAGAACTTAGAGTTAGTAATTTCTTGTTATGGCAATTGGCATATACAGAGCTTTACTTTAATCGACAACTTTGGCCAGATTTTGGAAAGTCTGAATTTGTAGAGGCCTTGAGTTCATTTCAAAAGAGACAAAGACGTTATGGTGGACGACATTCATCTCCATCTATCCAgtaa